From a region of the Pseudomonadota bacterium genome:
- a CDS encoding glycoside hydrolase family protein → MLLENDIQECIADLQKIFQDDQDKENRFDLLPEQAQMVLVDMWFNLGYQGFRKFENMITAVRQQDFLSAARVMKDSRWYHQVGKRAERLKEMMQNSTDSTDPAS, encoded by the coding sequence ATGCTGCTTGAAAATGATATTCAGGAGTGCATTGCAGATCTGCAAAAGATTTTCCAGGATGACCAGGACAAAGAAAACAGGTTTGATCTGCTACCGGAACAAGCACAAATGGTTCTGGTGGATATGTGGTTTAATCTTGGGTATCAAGGATTCAGAAAGTTTGAAAACATGATAACAGCAGTAAGACAGCAGGACTTTCTCAGCGCTGCCCGGGTAATGAAAGACTCCCGCTGGTATCATCAGGTCGGTAAAAGAGCGGAGCGCCTTAAAGAAATGATGCAGAATTCAACAGATTCCACAGACCCAGCATCCTGA